In uncultured Litoreibacter sp., a single genomic region encodes these proteins:
- the gatC gene encoding Asp-tRNA(Asn)/Glu-tRNA(Gln) amidotransferase subunit GatC, with the protein MSIDTKTAGRVAKLARIAVPEDDLPRLADELNGILAFMEQLNEVDVDGVEPMTSVTPQRLKRRVDVVTDGSQQEAVLANAPDAREGFFAVPKVVE; encoded by the coding sequence ATGTCGATTGACACCAAAACCGCCGGCCGCGTGGCAAAGCTTGCCCGCATTGCCGTCCCTGAGGATGATCTGCCCAGGCTGGCAGATGAACTTAACGGGATTCTGGCGTTTATGGAGCAGTTGAACGAGGTGGATGTGGACGGCGTCGAACCGATGACATCCGTAACCCCGCAGCGGCTGAAGCGGCGCGTGGACGTGGTGACGGACGGGTCGCAACAAGAGGCGGTTCTGGCGAACGCGCCGGATGCGCGCGAAGGGTTTTTTGCGGTTCCGAAGGTGGTTGAATAA